In Spirosoma aureum, a single genomic region encodes these proteins:
- a CDS encoding putative Ig domain-containing protein → MSGSGSQSFSLGSLTNLQTLNLVTNQLSDSIPASLGNLTNLQLLYLLQNQLSGSIPASLSALTNLISLILSNNQLSGDIPASLGNMANLQYLELFNNQLSGSIPASLGSLTNLLSLRLNTKQLSGSIPSTLGSLTNLTLLTLSDNQLSGCWPASLSALCGQTNMFFTNNSGLPGGGSNAALVAFCNTGQGSDAFVATASASAPTVTVGGVVSLSTAGGTSYSWIAPAGAQLSNPSTANVVSATLTQAGLQTFTVVVSNGGTCSQTATVSVTASGVQPTISGFGTTVSVVCVGSPVTFTATVGNVSGSYTYTLTNGGSPLTGNSSSTAFSQGLVATSSGNQSYSLIIRSNDLSASATTSLMVNALPTPSLQASGTLSCAITSVTLTASGGSVYTFSGPGLVSQNGESGTAVVNAAGTYSVTVTSAGGCSATATTLVSSDTTAATATILAPASTTLSCTTTSNSLTATGGDTYHWDDNSANAIRTVTESGTYSVTVTASSGCTAVTNILVSADQNAPQVSIAASSTVLTCANPSVTLTANGTGSFRWNTGSPESQISVSSSGTYSVTLTSLSSCTASTSIMVSVDQTAPSVNISPSSATLTCANPSVTLTAQGSGVFRWNTGSVESQINVTTPGLYSVTLTNGNGCSAVATRTVESSTNLPAPGLLASATSTTNQPISVTASGCSGMLNWFPQGGTGQASGDVYTFSQPGNYTLSASCTVESCSSPQASPLSLQILPGGFAITKVTMVNCTLIDQARGSYQVRFTPQYVGQNGNLISFSVVNEMPATTAPAPYLLQLYNDNPVITLVANQAGNPEARFSYNWLASCQTGNNPNSPPTTSGIPNQTILAGQAYQLQLTNYFSDPDGQSLTFSATGLPAGLNLNGSLISGTPSTTGVLTVSITALDPGSLSAQTSFQLTVNPMPSTPAGFTIVGVSTVSCSVLSAGLRRVTFTPQYGGTDSSPISFSVVNEMVATTNPGPYSLNLYTDNPNITLTAKQGASTASYVYNWLSVCNPPARVGSGEAPTGLQVKVLGNPVEGNAVEVEIRGVSGQAVQLNLVDMQGNLLHQQRLEEAASLERVILPIRTGQGILLLQVHTAKEHQQMKLLRP, encoded by the coding sequence GTGAGTGGGTCGGGCAGTCAGAGTTTCAGTCTGGGTAGTCTGACCAATCTGCAAACGCTTAATCTAGTCACGAACCAGTTAAGTGACAGTATTCCCGCTAGTCTGGGTAATCTGACCAACCTGCAACTGCTTTATCTGCTCCAAAACCAGTTAAGTGGCAGTATCCCGGCTAGTTTGAGTGCGCTAACGAACCTAATATCACTTATTCTGAGCAACAACCAGTTGAGTGGTGATATCCCGGCTAGTCTGGGTAATATGGCCAATCTGCAATACCTTGAGCTGTTCAACAACCAGTTAAGTGGTAGTATCCCAGCTAGTCTGGGTAGTCTGACCAACCTGCTATCCCTTCGTCTGAACACGAAACAGTTGAGTGGCAGTATTCCATCTACGCTGGGTAGCCTGACCAACCTAACACTGCTTACTCTGTCTGATAACCAGTTGAGTGGGTGTTGGCCAGCTTCGCTGTCGGCCTTGTGTGGGCAAACTAATATGTTTTTCACCAACAACTCGGGCCTGCCTGGGGGAGGGAGTAATGCCGCCCTTGTTGCCTTCTGCAACACCGGGCAGGGCAGCGATGCTTTTGTGGCTACTGCCAGTGCCAGTGCCCCCACGGTGACTGTGGGCGGGGTGGTCAGTCTGAGTACTGCCGGGGGCACCAGCTATAGCTGGATAGCGCCCGCGGGAGCTCAACTCAGCAACCCGTCCACAGCGAATGTGGTCTCAGCCACACTGACCCAAGCCGGCCTACAGACCTTCACCGTAGTAGTCAGCAATGGGGGAACCTGTAGTCAGACGGCCACCGTTTCGGTGACGGCCAGCGGTGTTCAGCCCACCATTAGCGGTTTTGGGACTACGGTGAGTGTGGTCTGTGTGGGTAGCCCCGTGACCTTCACTGCCACGGTAGGCAACGTGTCGGGGAGCTATACCTACACGCTCACCAATGGCGGCAGTCCTCTAACCGGAAACAGTAGCAGTACCGCTTTCAGCCAGGGTCTGGTGGCTACCAGTTCCGGCAATCAGAGCTATTCATTGATTATTCGTAGTAATGACCTCTCGGCCAGTGCCACCACCAGCCTGATGGTGAATGCGCTACCTACCCCTAGCCTCCAGGCCAGTGGGACCCTGAGCTGTGCGATAACCAGTGTCACACTGACGGCCAGTGGAGGTTCTGTTTATACCTTCAGTGGGCCTGGACTAGTGAGTCAGAATGGCGAAAGTGGCACGGCGGTAGTGAACGCGGCTGGTACTTACTCGGTCACGGTCACCTCGGCAGGGGGCTGTTCGGCGACGGCCACTACGTTGGTCAGCAGCGACACCACGGCGGCCACGGCTACCATTCTGGCTCCGGCCAGCACCACCCTCAGTTGCACGACAACGAGTAACAGCCTGACAGCTACGGGGGGCGATACCTATCACTGGGATGACAACTCGGCCAATGCCATTCGTACGGTTACCGAATCGGGCACTTATTCGGTGACGGTTACGGCTTCCAGTGGCTGCACCGCTGTAACGAATATACTTGTAAGTGCTGACCAGAATGCTCCTCAGGTGAGCATTGCGGCATCGAGTACTGTTCTGACCTGTGCCAACCCATCGGTCACATTAACGGCCAATGGCACCGGGTCCTTCCGGTGGAACACGGGCTCGCCCGAGAGCCAGATTTCGGTGAGTTCGTCGGGCACCTACTCGGTGACCCTGACCTCGCTCAGCAGCTGTACGGCGAGCACCAGTATAATGGTTTCTGTGGATCAAACGGCTCCCTCCGTGAACATCAGTCCCAGCAGTGCCACTTTGACCTGCGCCAATCCATCGGTGACCTTAACCGCACAGGGATCGGGGGTTTTTCGCTGGAATACGGGTTCAGTTGAGTCACAAATCAATGTCACCACACCGGGGCTTTATTCGGTGACACTAACCAATGGCAATGGCTGTTCGGCCGTTGCCACCAGAACGGTAGAGAGCAGCACCAATTTGCCTGCCCCTGGACTACTGGCCAGTGCCACCTCAACAACCAATCAACCGATCTCGGTAACGGCTAGTGGCTGCTCGGGCATGCTAAACTGGTTTCCTCAGGGTGGCACAGGTCAGGCCAGTGGAGACGTCTATACGTTCAGCCAGCCCGGCAACTACACCCTCTCGGCGAGTTGCACGGTTGAGTCCTGCTCCAGTCCGCAGGCAAGTCCGTTGAGTTTGCAGATTCTGCCCGGTGGCTTTGCCATTACCAAAGTGACGATGGTCAACTGTACGCTCATCGATCAGGCCAGAGGAAGCTATCAGGTTCGGTTCACTCCCCAGTACGTGGGGCAAAATGGCAACCTGATCAGTTTCTCGGTAGTCAATGAGATGCCAGCCACGACGGCTCCGGCTCCCTACTTACTTCAATTGTACAATGACAATCCGGTAATTACGCTGGTGGCTAATCAGGCGGGTAATCCCGAAGCGCGTTTTTCCTACAACTGGCTGGCTTCCTGCCAGACGGGCAACAACCCCAACAGTCCGCCTACGACCAGCGGAATCCCCAACCAGACCATCCTGGCGGGGCAGGCCTATCAATTACAGCTGACCAATTATTTCTCCGACCCTGATGGCCAATCGCTGACCTTCTCAGCGACGGGCTTACCTGCGGGCTTGAACCTCAATGGCAGTCTAATCAGCGGCACTCCTTCTACGACGGGAGTCTTGACGGTGTCCATTACGGCACTTGACCCAGGTAGTTTGTCCGCCCAAACCAGCTTTCAGTTGACGGTCAACCCTATGCCTTCTACGCCAGCGGGCTTTACGATTGTGGGTGTCTCGACGGTGAGTTGTTCGGTCTTGAGCGCTGGTCTTCGTCGGGTAACGTTTACCCCCCAGTACGGCGGCACCGACAGTTCACCCATTAGTTTTTCGGTAGTCAACGAGATGGTGGCTACTACCAATCCGGGACCGTATAGTCTGAATTTGTACACCGACAATCCCAATATTACCCTGACGGCTAAACAGGGGGCATCAACGGCTAGCTATGTCTACAACTGGCTTTCGGTCTGCAATCCACCTGCCCGGGTCGGTTCCGGGGAAGCCCCAACAGGCTTACAGGTCAAGGTACTGGGCAATCCTGTGGAGGGTAATGCTGTGGAGGTCGAGATTCGGGGTGTTTCAGGCCAGGCTGTTCAGTTGAATCTGGTGGACATGCAGGGCAACCTCCTGCATCAGCAGCGTCTTGAGGAAGCGGCTTCGCTGGAGCGGGTGATTTTGCCCATCCGTACGGGTCAGGGGATACTCCTCTTACAGGTCCATACGGCCAAAGAACACCAACAGATGAAGCTTTTGAGGCCTTAA
- a CDS encoding GNAT family N-acetyltransferase has protein sequence MQAELEDTLQLAQLLNVDTPSDWPPGEYDKDAIQFFLDQLLAGGRDAIGWYSWYVIAYPTTTTPATLVAAGGYFGPPSTEGVLEIGYSVSEFWRGQGIATEVIATLLNHGWQQIGVKRIIAHTLPTNKASIGALIKNGFYQIDSDDPEKLCFERLPIA, from the coding sequence TTGCAAGCTGAGCTAGAAGATACTTTACAGTTAGCTCAATTACTCAATGTAGATACGCCTTCTGACTGGCCGCCAGGCGAATATGATAAAGATGCCATTCAGTTTTTTCTGGACCAACTTCTAGCCGGTGGACGGGATGCAATTGGCTGGTATAGCTGGTACGTTATTGCTTATCCAACGACAACAACACCAGCTACTTTAGTGGCTGCCGGTGGTTATTTTGGCCCACCCAGTACGGAAGGAGTACTCGAAATTGGGTATTCGGTTTCTGAGTTTTGGCGAGGCCAAGGCATAGCCACCGAAGTTATTGCTACCCTACTGAATCATGGATGGCAACAAATAGGTGTTAAACGAATCATTGCCCATACATTACCCACGAATAAAGCATCGATCGGGGCATTAATTAAAAACGGATTTTACCAAATAGACAGCGATGATCCAGAAAAATTGTGCTTCGAACGGCTTCCTATTGCCTAG